A portion of the Bacteroidota bacterium genome contains these proteins:
- a CDS encoding polyprenyl synthetase family protein has protein sequence MLTIDQIKTPVKLEMDEFEDKFRDSMRSSVPLLDKITNYIVKRKGKQIRPMFVFLSAKICGQMNESTYRAAALIELLHTATLVHDDVVDDSNLRRGFFSVNALWKNKIAVLVGDYLLSRGLMLSTDNNDFHLLKIVSNAVREMSEGELLQIEKARKLDIDEKIYFDIIRQKTAVLIASCCSCGAASVTNDAAVIERMRLFGEMVGIAFQIKDDLFDYGSGENIGKPTGIDIKEKKMTLPLIHALSKAGYLEKRKVINIIKNNNNDPEKVAEVINFVIGSGGIEYAGRLMNEYKKRALDILDTFSNSDSKTSLQQLVIFTTERKN, from the coding sequence ATGCTGACCATTGACCAGATAAAAACGCCTGTAAAACTTGAAATGGATGAATTCGAGGATAAGTTCCGCGACTCCATGCGCAGCTCTGTGCCCTTGCTGGATAAGATCACCAATTATATTGTAAAACGAAAAGGCAAACAGATCAGGCCGATGTTTGTTTTCCTCTCTGCCAAGATTTGTGGACAAATGAATGAATCAACTTACCGGGCAGCAGCCCTTATTGAATTATTACATACTGCCACATTAGTCCACGATGATGTAGTGGATGACTCAAACTTACGCCGCGGTTTTTTTTCGGTGAACGCCCTCTGGAAAAACAAGATCGCTGTATTAGTCGGAGATTATTTGTTGTCGCGCGGCCTTATGCTTTCGACTGATAATAATGATTTTCATTTATTAAAAATTGTGAGCAATGCCGTTCGGGAAATGAGTGAGGGAGAGTTGTTGCAGATCGAAAAAGCGCGGAAACTGGATATAGATGAGAAAATATATTTTGATATCATTCGTCAGAAAACCGCCGTGCTTATTGCTTCCTGCTGTTCGTGCGGAGCAGCTTCAGTTACAAATGACGCGGCGGTAATCGAACGGATGAGGCTGTTTGGAGAAATGGTGGGGATCGCCTTCCAGATAAAGGACGATCTTTTTGATTACGGATCAGGTGAGAATATTGGCAAGCCAACAGGTATTGATATTAAAGAAAAAAAAATGACTTTGCCGCTAATTCATGCCCTTAGCAAAGCCGGGTACCTGGAAAAACGAAAGGTCATAAATATTATTAAAAACAATAATAATGATCCTGAAAAAGTAGCCGAAGTAATTAATTTTGTGATTGGAAGCGGAGGCATTGAATATGCGGGACGACTCATGAATGAATACAAAAAAAGGGCACTCGACATCCTGGACACTTTTAGCAACAGTGATTCGAAAACTTCTTTACAACAACTTGTTATATTTACTACAGAAAGAAAAAATTAA